One part of the Papilio machaon chromosome 5, ilPapMach1.1, whole genome shotgun sequence genome encodes these proteins:
- the LOC106714523 gene encoding uncharacterized threonine-rich GPI-anchored glycoprotein PJ4664.02-like isoform X7, with product MRAGVWSAAALLLLAAVTAALRTAQVEGVRNSRRLSNFDSRGSTSTEKIDDAQPTFRSRSYRRRDETSTPVARDITRSKSRNRAPEPLTSNAVTEQSPTDNGRNERFDSRRTNRIRSRPIESQNAVTTFPSRDSTVNNKARQSNRRSQYTTTTVSSLAPSSSVTSNFRRDVNRRAQTTTTEAVTILSSPTLDEFKSEITASSFDDFTRTVPKEEDITTVQFKKRSTTAKSVEVETQASTKAPRTRGRVSPKTNIKLDDMASSGATNILSISENNLIVEKSSEDAKKSRKLRYRTRLSETDTNLTGEGITTSNEIIKTSRKQLKQPESRTTTLAPTERKVQRNVERNSSKSSIVKSMRVVRRPVSRGNENGTTLPKVKTSDEIGDDDNYPASFKAIIQAKNASTQVSSPPSESLSVKATHTAINTNTKTSLPSNTSIESNNFTRLRSKLNTTENDVKNGDEKLSDSPLDSPKLKSEEYKLRGTYSSRPRKVKTENLKTTTTTSSPNAVKTSYKYTRKLRTTTSSPVDFKSSESPRKFKRFESGQSPQTASRPLYSRTKIGKNIDKPAETVTDDSSRNNLNTSVLNNSVKLPRTSYYSRLRNNVKNGITTTAESANTDINNPFKAAKKTENTAETPLIYTMLNKQTKAMSEETNSDTKGEFLLAVSSKESQENNVETDPVTNAEESENMPVINVFSTTQKYHANYKDQGLGNDRQKNEYVATSATPVIRNIQTRKYTRKIFKSKENVESSSVNPVSKSKERALRKYSDTFSKTTEASTNGITTDPEKPKSRFSSKYRASNLDKPFYKPTVPTVTTTTAWLKFFVTDRQLTKSIKEPKWFDGNDFNDDTTELISRQNATTMAFTHQSSELEVGEEILLGPDMNAISFTQTRSALSSADLRLSESLEKPSQVMNVEASNHSPSVTVSIFDALAEILTSTPRIQISTTTDVPQQTFTDSVVKQTLNSVSSNNNVNSVSDFSSQGTSTSTESLTTITTVQNTDQTTPTVLNRLSVEESVSTSLNMKENTMSTNNPQTTLTPTPTTPISARRPFAIKVLYSDTERPTDVPMTSSKSTTKWSTTENTKMVYNTVSDLILSNNNLVSSELTSMLSNNIKDIIENLDEESRSRLSVDMAKMLKTLIPRLVNNNPSLNDLDNIPNTTPYSLEDIKDTENIDISNVAINTNENVNIDSKNFLQNVQDNNVNISQGTTDSPISDGLNNDSVNSISDSVLSTVLPLSESKATVADIIATTTTIDTNSLQTLDSSSTILTTTPTNQLPMNIEIPDTATLSGLEISTATVDNISVDTTKSPTIDPTNKPLPLTFSTNINIGESISSDTNNSSLINKIDNRVGTEDFDSVEIDDPSQISRFQLWVLSKKARVLKMIEQLIREHNDEIANGPLTDVFKQSNNNNTLSNRLTEIMNTMDSTTLSNNPNTDITTDLVVTTPTTATSNPPSDLSESVNIINDRSGADFTVPSTTILSDVISTAIPDSTEVDSATDVTEVIATTIANEIADAFLRTNANAIDQTTVKETMNAENETTNAENEKENIISTTENGEMFDEVNADMTTRRLNLETTTETAITTENTVETTTQAGIETTTVSLVNEIKSNDQITVTSQSNVASQPIIPKKDYVIFGILPNNTVVRKDPNDNVLETLTEASPYIIYGVLPNNTVIRKFPNGTRVPRVMQKIDVLPISPWSLRNPYSPIHNNPAIVRPQSNPIRVSTNIVTSTDTNNETENRLTTDTVNNQQIMIPTSALNLNDSSSFGITTATIKPSAEKSTASHVLNLRTTTMLPSIHEILLNSLSSATKEEMVISSMKSSTPEPRILTLDIDPETKQIRTEKPNDGQGNTVFKFIPIDEITVPPQETNVLTLASTKAPSKSNNEKEVQIVTPISVMEINSPTPEIQTSLKNIDEPTTTVQPTVGTPNVITLADNNIQSTMITSTTNPITTVQPKIESTTSNLRTTTFNSIENSNTITTTVKNVITTFEPTTERYIPDLLTTLTTTSMPLVTTTDIPSTTESVPVPNNSIFTTTEMTKTATDDIQGNNNINQENANLLQMLQSILSTNTKSSSSQEIDQMKLLQALLLSAKDNVKDKQKSLQTTTVRTIQDEIRQFEEDTKFLKALLQATGRDPAELNIPNLNDIKPTLAVTTTMKPITTTTQAPAPTTTSVIKSTTSIAEDLKKIKEDTQLLQALLQATGQTVDTLNLPVISGITSNVRIASNPRTTSIESNPTTPMNVRPIYTTIQSTEKTTTQTNVPQTISTLPTLQEQQSTVKEDIGISTTYRPVQRRITTTTTPPEIYSTLSARRAPSLAQVTTEVPSTSTFSVEEDLAFLNNLKTVLNTNNNDDPEAALANRVIALAVERSLNELQTGTPKSSSPPNVVNSIRTTRPTTTTTTMTTTTVYIPPVSTQSTPSIEDDIKQFEEDTKLLQALLKATGQDPSKFNIPTLPSVNKPNKDNQPSVLASPKTTTKPFGVKIAVKDELKNVQDDAQLLQTLIKLKDAQETTTQRNKIAITGQSSDEALQKLIQKAKPTAMVSEATKSSVSLSTEYGNSNDALLAALLKEQGFGPTTASSLDEQVRLAIPLEPPRAVAAEQSPGRGQLVSAAINVTRAFSQFLGAAIQGAAQTVQNVIRAGQKAATDVYTNGSG from the exons GTGGAAGGTGTCCGAAATAGCAGAAGACTTTCAAACTTCGACTCGAGAGGCTCAACAAGTACGGAGAAGATTGATGATGCTCAGCCTACCTTTCGGTCCAGGAGTTACCGAAGACGTGATGAAACATCTACACCTGTAGCTAGAGATATCACCAGATCAAAATCCCGGAATAGGGCACCGGAACCTTTGACTTCCAATGCCGTCACAGAACAATCTCCAACAGATAATGGAAGGAACGAGCGATTTGATTCAAGGAGGACCAATCGGATACGAAGTCGACCTATAGAAAGTCAGAACGCCGTCACAACCTTTCCAAGTAGAGACAGTACTGTAAACAACAAGGCACGACAAAGTAATAGAAGATCACAGTACACTACAACTACAGTATCATCTTTAGCACCATCTTCATCAGTCACGAGTAATTTTAGGAGAGATGTAAATAGAAGAGCTCAGACAACTACCACAGAAGCGGTTACTATTCTCTCTTCGCCAACTCTTGATGAATTCAAAAGTGAAATCACAGCTTCTAGTTTCGATGATTTTACGAGAACGGTTCCAAAAGAAGAAGACATTACCActgttcaatttaaaaagagaAGCACGACAGCTAAAAGTGTAGAAGTAGAAACGCAAGCAAGTACAAAAGCACCTAGAACACGCGGGCGCGTCAGtccaaaaacaaatatcaaattagaTGATATGGCTAGTTCTGGTGCAACTAATATTCTAAGTATATCGGAAAATAATCTCATTGTAGAAAAATCATCTGAAGATGCAAAAAAATCACGTAAATTAAGGTACAGGACACGTTTATCGGAAACCGACACCAATCTCACGGGCGAGGGTATCACAActtcaaatgaaataattaaaacttcaaGAAAGCAGCTGAAACAACCAGAAAGTAGGACAACAACATTAGCTCCAACTGAAAGAAAAGTCCAGAGAAATGTAGAACGTAATTCTTCAAAGTCGTCGATCGTCAAGTCTATGAGAGTTGTTCGGCGACCAGTATCGAGAGGAAATGAAAACGGGACAACACTTCCAAAAGTGAAAACTTCAGATGAGATTGGAGACGATGATAACTATCCAGCAAGTTTTAAAGCTATAATTCAAGCTAAGAATGCTTCG ACACAAGTGAGCTCTCCACCCAGCGAGAGTTTATCAGTGAAAGCAACACATACAGCTATCAACACTAACACAAAAACCTCACTGCCTTCCAACACAAGTATTGAATCAAACAATTTTACACGG CTTCGCAGTAAATTAAACACAACTGAAAATGACGTAAAAAATGGAGACGAAAAACTAAGTGATTCTCCCTTAGATTCTCCCAAGCTCAAATCtgaagaatataaattaagagGTACATATTCTTCTAGACCACGAAAAGTAAaaactgaaaatttaaaaactacaacTACTACTAGTTCTCCCAATGCGGTAAAAACTTCATACAAATACACTAGAAAATTACGAACAACAACATCGAGTCCGGTTGATTTCAAATCGTCTGAAAGCCCTCGTAAGTTTAAAAGATTTGAATCTGGGCAATCACCACAGACTGCATCCCGACCACTTTATTCAAGAACAAAAATCggaaaaaatatcgataaacCTGCAGAAACTGTAACTGATGATAGTAGTAGAAACAATTTGAACACCAGTGTCTTAAACAACAGTGTGAAATTGCCAAGAACATCTTATTATTCACGTCTAAGAAATAATGTCAAGAACGGTATAACAACGACAGCGGAGTCTGCTAATACTGATATAAATAATCCTTTCAAAGCTGCCAAGAAAACAGAAAATACTGCTGAAACGCCATTAATATATactatgttaaataaacaaaccaAAGCTATGTCTGAGGAAACCAATAGCGATACAAAGGGAGAGTTTTTATTAGCTGTAAGTAGTAAAGAATCTCAAGAAAATAATGTGGAAACTGATCCAGTAACTAATGCCGAGGAGTCTGAAAACATGCCAGTAATAAACGTTTTCTCGACCACACAAAAATATCACGCTAATTACAAAGATCAGGGTTTGGGGAATGACCgacaaaaaaatgaatatgtaGCTACTTCGGCAACACctgtaataagaaatattcaaacaaGAAAGTATAcacgtaaaatttttaaatctaaagaaAATGTGGAATCTTCATCAGTTAATCCTGTATCGAAATCAAAAGAACGTGCACTCCGCAAATATAGTGATACTTTCTCGAAAACAACTGAAGCTTCTACTAATGGC ATTACTACCGATCCTGAAAAACCAAAAAGCAGATTTAGTTCAAAATACAGAGCCTCTAATCTCGATAAACCGTTTTACAAACCTACAGTACCAACAGTCACAACAACAACT GCTTGGCTGAAATTCTTCGTGACTGATCGTCAACTCACAAAGTCTATAAAGGAGCCGAAGTGGTTCGATGGCAATGATTTTAATGATGATACAACAGAATTAATATCAAGACAGAACGCTACAACGATGGCATTCACTCACCAATCATCTGAACTG GAAGTGGGTGAAGAAATTCTTTTAGGTCCAGACATGAACGCTATCTCTTTTACTCAAACACGAAGTGCATTGTCTTCAGCAGATTTAAGACTTTCTGAGAGTTTAGAAAAGCCATCACAGGTTATGAACGTAGAAGCCTCAAATCACTCACCATCAGTTACTGTCTCTATTTTTGACGCTTTGGCTGAAATTCTTACGTCTACACCCAGAATTCAAATATCTACAACAACAGACGTACCGCAACAAACATTTACAGATAGTGTTGTTAAGCAAACACTCAATAGCGTGAGTAGTAACAATAATGTAAATAGTGTCAGCGACTTTTCGAGTCAGGGCACATCTACGTCAACAGAGAGTTTAACTACAATAACTACTGTACAAAACACTGATCAGACTACACCTACTGTGCTTAACCGCTTGTCGGTAGAGGAAAGTGTTTCAACGTCACTAAATATGAAGGAGAATACAATGTCCACAAATAATCCCCAAACTACCCTAACTCCCACTCCAACGACTCCTATTTCCGCAAGGAGACCCTTTgccattaaagttttatattcagATACTGAACGGCCGACAGACGTACCAATGACTTCATCTAAATCCACAACCAAATGGAGTACGactgaaaatacaaaaatggtATACAATACTGTGTCCGATCTTATATTATCTAATAACAATTTAGTGTCATCAGAACTAACAAGCATGTTATCGAATAacataaaagatataattgaaaatttagaCGAAGAGAGTAGATCTAGATTATCCGTTGATATggcaaaaatgttaaaaacactTATCCCCAGACTTGTAAATAACAATCCTTCCCTAAACGATCTTGATAATATTCCTAATACTACGCCTTACAGTTTGGAGGATATCAAAGATACTGAAAATATAGACATAAGCAATGTCGCTATTAATactaatgaaaatgtaaatattgacAGTAAAAATTTCCTTCAAAATGTACAggataataatgtaaatatttcacaagGTACTACTGATTCCCCGATTAGTGACGGTCTTAATAATGATAGTGTAAATAGCATAAGTGATTCCGTTTTGAGCACAGTTTTGCCTTTATCAGAAAGCAAGGCAACAGTAGCTGATATCATAGCTACAACCACTACTATTGATACTAATTCTTTGCAAACTTTAGATTCATCTTCAACAATATTAACTACTACTCCCACTAATCAATTACCCATGAATATTGAGATACCAGATACAGCTACTTTGTCTGGCTTAGAAATAAGCACCGCCACTGTAGATAATATAAGCGTAGACACTACCAAAAGTCCAACAATTGATCCCACTAACAAACCTTTACCCCTCACATTTTCCACAAACATAAACATTGGTGAATCTATTTCAAGTGATACAAATAATTCttctttaataaacaaaattgacaATCGGGTTGGAACCGAGGACTTTGATAGCGTTGAAATTGATGACCCCAGCCAAATATCTCGTTTTCAATTATGGGTTCTTTCCAAAAAAGCTCgcgttttaaaaatgattgaaCAACTTATACGGGAACATAATGATGAAATAGCAAATGGACCACTGACTGATGTATTTAAacaatctaataataataatacacttTCTAATCGATTGACTGAGATAATGAATACAATGGACTCTACGACTTTGTCTAATAATCCAAATACTGATATTACGACTGACTTAGTAGTTACCACGCCTACTACAGCCACTTCTAACCCACCATCTGACTTATCTGAATCAGTCAATATCATAAATGATCGCTCTGGAGCTGACTTTACAGTTCCTTCCACGACCATTCTTAGTGATGTTATATCAACTGCTATCCCTGACTCTACCGAAGTAGATTCTGCAACAGATGTTACTGAAGTAATCGCTACTACAATTGCGAATGAAATTGCTGATGCTTTCTTACGTACAAATGCTAACGCTATCGATCAAACTACAGTAAAGGAAACAATGAATGCTGAAAATGAAACAACAAATGcagaaaatgaaaaagaaaatataatttcaactaCAGAAAATGGAGAAATGTTTGATGAGGTCAATGCTGATATGACAACACGtagattaaatttagaaacGACAACAGAAACAGCAATAACAACTGAGAATACAGTAGAGACCACTACGCAAGCAGGTATCGAAACCACCACTGTATCActtgtaaatgaaattaaatcaaatgacCAAATAACTGTCACCTCGCAAAGCAACGTTGCCAGTCAGCCAATCATTCCGAAAAaagattatgttatatttggCATACTACCTAATAATACGGTGGTACGTAAAGATCCTAATGATAATGTACTGGAAACGTTAACGGAGGCAAGTCCGTACATTATTTATGGTGTGCTACCAAATAACACAGTAATACGCAAATTTCCAAATGGAACTAGAGTACCACGTGTCATGCAAAAAATTGACGTACTACCAATCAGTCCATGGAGTCTAAGAAATCCATATAGCCCCATCCATAATAATCCGGCCATTGTCAGACCGCAGTCTAACCCCATCCGAGTATCCACTAATATTGTGACATCTACCGACACAAATAACGAAACGGAAAACCGATTAACCACCGACACTGTAAATAACCAACAAATAAtg ATACCTACATCGGCACTTAATTTAAACGATAGCAGTTCCTTTGGCATAACTACTGCCACTATTAAGCCGTCTGCTGAAAAAAGCACTGCCTCGCATGTTTTGAATTTACGCACTACTACAATGCTACCTTCTATTCATGAGATTCTGCTTAATAGTTTATCTTCAGCCACTAAAGAGGAAATGGTTATATCATCAATGAAAAGCTCCACTCCTGAACCAAGAATATTAACACTGGATATCGATCCGGag ACTAAACAAATCAGAACCGAAAAACCCAACGATGGCCAAGGAAAcactgtttttaaatttataccaaTAGACGAAATCACTGTTCCTCCACAAGAAACAAATGTCTTAACGCTTGCTTCGACTAAAGCACCTTCGAAATCAAACAACGAAAAAGAAGTACAAATCGTGACTCCAATTTCAGTAATGGAAATTAATTCACCAACACCAGAAATTCAAACaagcttaaaaaatattgatgaaCCGACAACAACCGTTCAGCCTACTGTTGGAACCCCTAATGTAATAACACTTGCTGATAACAACATTCAGTCAACAATGATAACTTCCACAACCAATCCAATAACAACAGTTCAACCTAAGATAGAAAGCACAACTTCCAATTTAAGAACGACTACCTTTAACAGTATAGAAAATTCAAACACGATAACGACAACagtgaaaaatgtaataactaCATTTGAACCTACAACGGAAAGATATATACCAGACCTGCTGACAACTTTAACAACTACAAGTATGCCACTAGTTACAACTACTGATATACCAAGCACCACAGAATCAGTACCAGTCCCAAATAATTCTATCTTTACAACAACAGAAATGACGAAAACTGCCACAGATGATATACAaggtaacaataatataaaccaGGAAAATGCAAATTTACTTCAGATGCTACAATCaattttatcaacaaatacaaaatcttCTTCGTCTCAAGAGATTGatcaaatgaaattattacaagCATTGTTATTAAGCGCTAAGGATAATGTAAAAGATAAACAGAAGTCACTACAAACTACCACTGTTCGCACAATACAAGACGAAATTCGTCAATTTGAAGAAGACACGAAATTTTTGAAAGCACTTTTACAAGCTACAGGTAGAGATCCAGCAGAACTTAATATTCCAAATCTCAATGACATAAAACCAACTTTGGCTGTAACGACAACAATGAAACCTATAACAACTACTACTCAAGCACCTGCGCCTACAACAACCTCtgtaataaaatcaacaacTTCTATAGCCGaagatttaaagaaaatcaaagaagaCACTCAACTACTACAGGCATTATTACAAGCCACCGGCCAGACTGTTGATACTTTAAATTTGCCAGTCATATCTGGGATAACTTCTAACGTGCGGATTGCTTCAAATCCCCGAACAACGTCTATTGAATCTAATCCTACAACTCCAATGAATGTTCGTCCAATATATACCACAATTCAATCAACAGAAAAAACTACAACACAGACTAATGTGCCGCAAACTATTTCTACATTACCTACATTACAGGAACAACAAAGTACTGTAAAAGAAGATATTGGTATTTCAACCACATATCGACCTGTCCAGAGAAGAATAACAACAACTACCACACCTCCCGAAATATATTCAACTTTAAGCGCTAGACGAGCTCCAAGCTTAGCACAAGTTACTACTGAAGTGCCAAGTACATCTACGTTTTCCGTTGAAGAAGATTTAGCATTTCTAAACAACCTg AAAACTGTATTAAATACGAATAATAACGATGACCCGGAAGCTGCTTTAGCAAACCGTGTTATTGCTCTGGCTGTAGAGAGAAGTTTGAACGAACTACAAACTGGAACACCAAAGAGTTCTTCCCCTCCAAATGTTGTAAACTCCATTCGCACAACTAGACCAACTACCACCACCACGACAATGACTACAACTACTGTATATATTCCTCCAGTCTCCACGCAAAGTACACCATCTATAGAAGACgatattaaacaatttgaagAAGACACGAAACTTTTACAGGCATTGTTGAAAGCAACAGGACAAGATCCATCGAAGTTTAACATACCAACATTACCAAGTGTAAAT AAGCCTAATAAGGATAATCAACCCAGCGTTTTGGCATCGCCAAAAACGACAACAAAACCATTTGGAGTGAAAATAGCTGTTAAAGatgaattgaaaaatgttcAAGATGATGcacaattattacaaacattaataaagTTGAAAGACGCGCAAGAAACAACGACTCAGAGAAATAAAATCGCAATCACAG GCCAATCTTCCGATGAAGCTcttcaaaaattaatacaaaaagcaAAACCAACAGCTATGGTATCAGAAGCTACAAAATCATCTGTCTCTTTGAGTACTGAATATGGAAATAGCAATGACGCTCTCCTTGCGGCGTTACTTAAAGAGCAAGGATTCGGTCCAACCACGGCAAGTTCTTTGGATGAACAAGTTCGACTCGct ATACCTCTGGAGCCACCGCGCGCAGTCGCCGCTGAGCAGTCCCCGGGCCGGGGGCAGCTTGTCTCTGCTGCGATTAACGTCACTAGAGCTTTCTCTCAGTTCCTTGGAGCGGCGATACAG GGCGCAGCACAGACTGTACAAAATGTCATACGAGCTGGTCAAAAGGCGGCAACGGACGTTTACACCAACGGCTCCGGGTAG